A genomic stretch from Telmatocola sphagniphila includes:
- a CDS encoding PQQ-binding-like beta-propeller repeat protein, whose product MRFRKSLAAMLLSVSLASAGDWPQWQGPNRDSISSDTKLLEVWPKDGPKLLWSITEESKVGTGYGTPVIVKNNLYILGGTGPKKDAEEFVTCLNVKDGSQVWQTKLKTAQGEFLDMWGGGPRGTPTVDGDFLYVLGAKGDLHCLSLEKGEVQWNKNLVKDFGGKIPQWGYSESVLVDGDNLICTPGTGTGMIALNKKTGETVWKCTDFKDGAGYSSIVISQVEGIKQYVQQTMSSAVGVRAKDGKLLWSDKSLARKIAVIPTPVLQDNYAFFTAGYGAGCECFKFEKDGEGIKATTVYTKNKVFANHHGGVVRLGDFLYGHSDNGGWLCFNMKAGGDEPVWKNQGVGKGSVSAAAGMLYCYSENDGTLALVKASEKKYEEISRFKIPQSSKLRPGQGKVWAHPVISNGKLYLRDYELLFVFDISGNS is encoded by the coding sequence ATGCGGTTTCGTAAATCTTTGGCGGCCATGCTCCTATCGGTATCGTTGGCCAGCGCTGGTGACTGGCCCCAATGGCAGGGACCGAACCGGGATAGTATTTCCAGCGACACCAAATTGCTCGAAGTTTGGCCCAAAGACGGGCCGAAGTTGCTCTGGTCGATCACCGAAGAAAGCAAAGTGGGCACCGGTTACGGCACGCCGGTCATCGTCAAAAATAACCTCTACATTCTCGGCGGAACCGGTCCGAAAAAGGACGCCGAGGAGTTCGTTACCTGTCTGAACGTCAAAGATGGTTCCCAGGTATGGCAGACCAAACTGAAAACCGCCCAAGGCGAATTCCTGGATATGTGGGGCGGCGGGCCGCGCGGTACCCCGACCGTCGATGGCGATTTCCTCTACGTGCTGGGGGCCAAGGGCGATTTGCATTGCCTTTCGCTCGAAAAAGGCGAAGTGCAGTGGAACAAAAACCTGGTAAAGGATTTCGGCGGCAAAATCCCGCAATGGGGCTACAGCGAATCGGTCCTAGTGGATGGCGATAACCTCATTTGCACCCCCGGCACGGGCACGGGCATGATTGCTCTCAACAAGAAAACGGGCGAAACCGTCTGGAAATGCACCGATTTTAAGGATGGCGCCGGGTATTCTTCGATTGTGATTTCCCAAGTCGAAGGCATCAAACAGTACGTTCAGCAGACCATGTCCTCGGCCGTCGGCGTTCGCGCCAAAGATGGCAAATTGCTCTGGAGTGACAAGAGCTTGGCCCGCAAGATCGCAGTGATCCCCACTCCGGTCCTTCAGGACAATTATGCCTTCTTCACGGCAGGTTACGGGGCCGGTTGCGAATGCTTCAAGTTCGAAAAAGACGGCGAAGGCATTAAGGCAACCACGGTGTATACCAAGAACAAGGTCTTCGCCAATCATCATGGCGGGGTCGTTCGGCTGGGCGACTTCCTTTATGGCCACTCGGATAACGGCGGCTGGCTGTGCTTTAATATGAAAGCGGGCGGCGATGAACCGGTTTGGAAGAATCAAGGCGTAGGCAAAGGTTCGGTGAGTGCTGCGGCCGGTATGCTCTACTGTTATTCGGAAAATGATGGTACGCTGGCTTTAGTGAAGGCTTCCGAGAAGAAGTACGAGGAAATCAGCCGCTTTAAGATTCCCCAGAGCAGCAAACTGCGGCCGGGCCAGGGTAAAGTGTGGGCTCACCCGGTGATTTCCAACGGCAAGCTCTATCTGCGCGATTACGAGTTGCTGTTCGTGTTCGATATCTCGGGTAATAGCTAA
- a CDS encoding DUF4912 domain-containing protein: protein MTTDLNKLPKKDLTDKAKKLSIPNAATLSKEDLIKAILKLSKKKEKPAPKPVATTVKAKEIPPVKAAKPSVNGHPSKTKAPPAIANGHPVKKVQKSAAREGEVSASHEAAKSKFEMGVPSRDLASRIQKTLPNGYSKDRIVVMVRDPYWLHVYWELTHQSVQRAEAALGQDWHGAKPILRICDVTAQDTTSTAEAIVKDIYIHGGCNNWYVEVPQPPKSYRIDIGYISKRGQLYVLARSNVVTTPKAGSSDAVDENWSELDTKNADRIMNMSMGGNFDLTGNMLGMQPELKTLLEERLRKPLSSPTLSSYSSSSHGAKDRKFFFSLDAELIVYGRTEPTAHVTLQGEPIKLRPDGTFTMRYSLPDSRQIIPAIAASSDGVEERTIVLAVERNTKQLEPLIHDGNTEL, encoded by the coding sequence ATGACGACCGATCTGAACAAGCTCCCGAAGAAAGATCTGACCGATAAGGCCAAGAAGCTTTCTATCCCCAACGCCGCGACGTTGAGCAAAGAGGACCTGATCAAAGCAATTCTCAAATTATCCAAAAAGAAAGAGAAACCGGCCCCTAAGCCGGTCGCCACCACGGTGAAAGCCAAAGAGATCCCCCCAGTTAAAGCCGCCAAACCCAGCGTCAACGGCCATCCCTCGAAGACTAAAGCTCCTCCCGCCATTGCCAACGGACACCCCGTCAAAAAGGTCCAGAAAAGCGCCGCCCGGGAGGGAGAAGTCAGCGCCAGCCACGAAGCCGCCAAGAGCAAGTTCGAAATGGGCGTCCCGTCCCGCGATCTGGCTTCCCGCATCCAGAAGACGCTGCCCAACGGCTACAGCAAAGACCGCATTGTCGTCATGGTTCGCGACCCTTATTGGCTGCACGTCTACTGGGAATTGACCCACCAGTCGGTCCAGCGGGCCGAGGCCGCTCTGGGACAGGACTGGCACGGCGCGAAGCCGATTCTGCGTATCTGCGATGTGACCGCCCAGGACACCACCAGCACCGCGGAAGCCATCGTCAAAGACATCTACATTCACGGTGGCTGCAACAACTGGTATGTCGAGGTTCCCCAACCTCCCAAATCGTACCGGATCGACATCGGTTACATTTCGAAGCGCGGCCAGCTCTATGTACTGGCTCGCTCCAATGTGGTGACTACTCCTAAAGCCGGCAGCAGCGACGCCGTCGATGAAAACTGGTCCGAACTGGATACCAAGAACGCCGACCGCATTATGAACATGTCGATGGGCGGCAATTTCGACCTGACCGGCAATATGCTGGGGATGCAGCCGGAACTGAAGACGCTGCTGGAAGAACGGCTCCGCAAGCCGCTTTCTTCGCCGACGCTGTCGAGCTATTCCTCGAGTTCGCACGGCGCTAAGGATCGCAAATTCTTCTTCTCTCTGGACGCCGAGTTGATCGTTTACGGTCGCACGGAACCCACTGCTCATGTGACGCTACAGGGCGAACCGATCAAGCTGCGACCGGATGGGACGTTCACCATGCGGTACAGCCTGCCGGACAGCCGGCAGATCATTCCGGCCATCGCCGCCTCTTCAGACGGCGTTGAAGAGCGCACCATCGTGCTGGCCGTCGAGCGCAACACCAAGCAGCTCGAACCGCTGATTCATGACGGGAACACGGAACTGTAA
- a CDS encoding DNA cytosine methyltransferase: MSGEGKNSRRRPIAVDLFCGAGGMSVGFEQAGFDIALGVEMDGYHVATHERNFPYGKTICKSVSDLTAKEIFEALETQDVDVIVGGPPCQGFSNMGLRDAMDPRNSLVSEYVRVVCEVRPKAFVMENVPGMLSGSTRVVLDEAIKTLELAGYKITHPVKILDASHFGVPQKRRRLILIGVRKDLEFSVDYPTMIPEGSPECSSVMEAIEDLPDVDAHDQLFVENDVEYSKTPRTQYAKVMRSVVEDPNDYSHPRVWNSKVCSGCLRVRHSPRAISLYKSTPVGEMVPSHKLPKLDPNGLAPTLRAGSDSSHGSYTSPRPIHPFKPRCITAREAARLHGFPDWFAFYPLKWHAYRQIGNAVCPPLAKALGLRVIRAIGKKPIKPKAPLILKDSFDLPMERPRTLKRIPHRVHFPPVIRKLIDDRYDVEKRELSNAKFSFEDVLRAVRETGVELTWIRADTFLQEIARSRNLKLILEPCSKLGFTIRPCKESSFIGEFVILGHPEAIDFKQNPSHRSKKQKGQNRVQKTLF, translated from the coding sequence GTGTCCGGCGAAGGTAAAAATTCCCGAAGGCGACCGATTGCCGTCGATTTATTCTGCGGCGCGGGTGGAATGTCGGTTGGATTCGAGCAGGCGGGATTCGATATTGCTCTTGGCGTTGAGATGGATGGTTATCACGTAGCGACTCACGAACGGAATTTTCCTTATGGAAAAACGATTTGCAAATCAGTCTCTGACCTCACTGCGAAAGAAATTTTCGAAGCTCTCGAAACTCAAGACGTAGATGTCATCGTTGGAGGTCCACCCTGTCAGGGCTTCAGCAATATGGGTCTACGAGATGCGATGGATCCCAGAAATTCGTTGGTTTCAGAATACGTAAGAGTAGTGTGTGAAGTTCGCCCCAAAGCATTCGTTATGGAGAACGTACCTGGTATGCTCTCGGGGAGCACTCGTGTAGTGCTCGATGAAGCGATAAAAACCCTAGAACTTGCAGGTTATAAGATCACGCACCCGGTAAAAATTTTAGATGCGAGCCATTTCGGAGTGCCTCAGAAGCGACGGCGATTGATTTTGATCGGTGTGCGAAAAGATTTGGAATTCTCTGTAGATTACCCGACGATGATTCCGGAGGGATCCCCCGAATGTTCTTCAGTTATGGAGGCGATTGAGGATCTTCCCGATGTAGATGCCCACGATCAGCTATTCGTCGAAAACGACGTCGAATACAGTAAGACTCCCAGGACGCAATACGCAAAAGTCATGCGATCAGTTGTGGAAGATCCCAATGATTATTCGCATCCGCGCGTATGGAATTCGAAAGTTTGCTCAGGCTGTTTGCGTGTTCGACATAGCCCCCGTGCCATATCGCTCTACAAATCGACACCCGTAGGTGAAATGGTGCCAAGTCATAAACTTCCCAAGCTCGATCCAAACGGACTGGCACCGACCTTGCGTGCTGGGTCGGATTCATCGCACGGTTCGTATACTTCGCCGAGACCTATTCATCCATTTAAACCGCGATGTATCACAGCCAGAGAGGCTGCAAGGTTACATGGATTCCCGGATTGGTTCGCTTTTTATCCATTAAAGTGGCACGCATATCGTCAGATAGGGAATGCTGTATGCCCACCACTAGCCAAAGCTTTGGGTTTGAGAGTGATTCGAGCAATAGGTAAAAAACCAATTAAGCCAAAAGCGCCTTTAATTCTAAAAGACTCATTCGACCTTCCTATGGAACGACCGCGAACCCTGAAAAGGATTCCTCATCGAGTCCATTTTCCGCCCGTGATTCGAAAATTAATCGACGATCGCTACGACGTGGAGAAGAGAGAGCTCTCGAACGCTAAATTTTCATTCGAAGATGTCCTTAGGGCAGTCCGCGAGACTGGTGTAGAGCTAACTTGGATTCGAGCTGATACTTTTTTGCAAGAGATTGCCCGCAGTCGAAATTTGAAGTTAATACTCGAGCCATGTTCGAAGCTGGGATTTACAATTCGACCTTGCAAAGAATCGAGCTTCATCGGAGAGTTCGTGATTTTAGGGCATCCAGAAGCCATTGATTTCAAGCAGAATCCGTCCCACCGTTCCAAGAAGCAGAAAGGTCAGAATCGTGTCCAAAAAACGCTCTTCTGA
- a CDS encoding RNA polymerase sigma factor, with the protein MLSIDWDVILARHGQMVIQAAMRILGCQSDAEDVAQEVFMEAFSSAKVPSRLPIRNWGAYLRKLAVFRAIDRRRQRSKNSTTSVDNLALPGFSAHDEAVRQELKENLRALVAALPEREGVVFALRYFEQLSNPEIAESLGISVGAVAAAIHKARSKLESTLTTHTEGDK; encoded by the coding sequence ATGTTGTCAATCGACTGGGATGTCATTCTCGCTCGACATGGTCAGATGGTGATTCAGGCTGCCATGCGCATCCTGGGTTGCCAATCGGATGCCGAAGATGTGGCGCAAGAAGTCTTCATGGAGGCTTTTTCCTCCGCCAAAGTGCCCTCAAGATTACCTATCCGGAATTGGGGAGCTTATCTCCGGAAACTCGCGGTTTTCCGTGCGATTGATCGACGGCGACAACGTAGCAAAAATTCGACAACCAGTGTGGATAATCTGGCACTCCCAGGTTTCTCGGCCCACGATGAGGCCGTGCGACAAGAACTGAAAGAAAATTTGAGAGCGCTAGTCGCCGCCTTACCGGAGCGTGAAGGAGTGGTTTTTGCGCTGCGCTACTTCGAACAGCTTTCCAACCCGGAGATAGCGGAAAGCCTTGGCATCAGCGTCGGCGCAGTAGCAGCCGCGATTCATAAGGCCCGCTCGAAGCTCGAATCGACATTAACGACTCATACAGAAGGAGATAAATAA
- a CDS encoding YybH family protein, with protein sequence MCTSSLKTKRAFWIAEFFLFASVALFAISSNSSSSQISSNDFGKDVLSLMNFQADAWNRGDLEGYMAGYWKSPELKFISDGTVTQGWEATLERYRKRYKADGKEMGKLRFSDIEVTYVSENLAFVTGRWALTFSKSPDKPAGGYTLVVMNMADGWRVVVDNTTSDKK encoded by the coding sequence ATGTGCACTTCCAGTTTGAAAACGAAGCGGGCTTTCTGGATTGCCGAGTTTTTCCTCTTTGCGAGCGTCGCCCTGTTCGCAATCTCTTCCAATTCCAGCAGTTCGCAGATAAGCAGTAACGATTTCGGCAAAGATGTCCTCTCCCTGATGAATTTTCAGGCCGACGCCTGGAATCGCGGGGATCTGGAAGGTTACATGGCCGGTTACTGGAAATCGCCCGAATTGAAATTCATTTCCGATGGCACGGTCACCCAGGGCTGGGAGGCCACGCTCGAGCGCTATCGCAAGCGCTACAAGGCCGACGGGAAAGAGATGGGGAAACTTCGTTTCAGCGATATTGAAGTGACTTATGTTTCGGAGAATCTGGCGTTCGTGACCGGCCGCTGGGCGCTGACCTTCAGCAAATCGCCCGACAAGCCGGCCGGGGGATATACGCTGGTGGTGATGAATATGGCCGACGGCTGGCGCGTGGTGGTGGACAACACGACGTCGGATAAGAAGTAG
- a CDS encoding endonuclease III domain-containing protein — protein sequence MTRNLTQVLLKLKCRRYQSVWTSKLKIVGKLLFEEYGLPRLGNFRDPLREIFYILLSAKTTDAQYRKTFKNLSNRFSTLEDLSRASISEIKDCIVSGGLATKRATQIKRTAKKIISIGKKPAKILRSMDPEIAFSTIAALPGMGPKSALCVLMYSFKLDAFPVDVNVQRIAERMGIISPNLKHYQAQRKLALVVPEGMSTVLHVGMVVHGRKVCLPRNPKCNHCKIRTMCRFGKEHEAKEHSSVRRR from the coding sequence ATGACTCGCAATTTGACGCAAGTGCTTTTGAAACTCAAGTGCAGGCGATATCAATCCGTATGGACCTCGAAGCTAAAAATAGTGGGTAAACTGCTTTTCGAAGAATATGGTCTGCCGCGACTAGGGAATTTCCGGGATCCTCTTCGAGAGATTTTTTACATACTACTTTCGGCTAAAACTACAGATGCCCAATACCGTAAAACATTCAAAAATCTGTCGAATCGATTCTCGACGCTCGAAGATCTGTCTCGAGCCTCGATTAGCGAGATTAAGGATTGCATAGTTTCTGGTGGTCTTGCGACAAAGCGAGCTACTCAGATAAAAAGGACGGCAAAAAAAATAATTTCGATCGGTAAGAAACCTGCCAAAATTCTGAGGAGCATGGATCCCGAGATAGCTTTTTCAACTATTGCTGCACTCCCTGGGATGGGGCCAAAATCAGCATTGTGCGTCTTAATGTACAGTTTCAAACTAGATGCTTTTCCTGTGGACGTGAATGTCCAAAGAATTGCAGAGCGTATGGGAATAATTTCACCCAATTTGAAACATTACCAAGCTCAAAGAAAGTTGGCACTGGTCGTCCCGGAAGGCATGTCTACGGTCTTGCATGTTGGTATGGTTGTGCACGGTAGAAAAGTTTGCCTTCCGCGAAATCCTAAATGCAATCACTGCAAGATCAGAACCATGTGCCGGTTCGGTAAAGAACATGAAGCAAAGGAGCACTCGAGTGTCCGGCGAAGGTAA